In Sulfitobacter sp. LCG007, the sequence GGCGCATCCATCGCCAGGACCTGCGCGAGCCATTCGTCCTGCACCATCGTCTGAACCTCGGCGCCCAGGGCGGTCTGTCGTGCCAGCAGCGCCTCGAGCCGCTCGGGATCGATCGGATCGGCCCGGATCGCGTCCAGCACTTCGCGCTCGATCGCCGCACGCTCCTCGCGGCCCGCGTCGCGCTGATCACGCGCGGCCCGGAAACTTTCGCGCAGGCGTGCCCGCTCCTCGTCCGGAAGCGCGCGGACAAAGGCGAATCCGCGCCCGCCCGGCTCATCGGGGTGCGCGTGCCCTGGTCCGGGGCCGCCGTGACGCCAGGCTGTGCCGGCGATGGCGCCGATGATGAGAAGGTTCACCGCCAGCGAAAACACCAGAAGCGGTTTCAGCCAGCGTTCGCGAGTCCTGCCGCCGGGGCTCATTTCGATGTCATCCGGCATCATCCATTCCTTCCTCTGTCAGCCAGGCGGCTCCTGAAAAGTCCATCAGCTCCGCCGCCGCGCTGTCGGCCGACAATTCGCTGTCAAAGAGCAGGTCAAGACCCGGCATCGCCGTCGGCGTGCTGACCCCGATCCAGAAACCGGCACAGACCGTGGCGGCCAGCCCGCCAAGCGAGGGCCATCCCCCGACAGCGTCGCGGATGCGTTGCCAGAGCGCGGGGGGCCTGTCGGCGGGGCGCCCACGCAGCAGGTGAACGCCCTGTTCGGCGCGGGCGTCGGCCAGAACCCGGGCGGCAAGTCGGTCCGGCAGGTCGGGCGCATCGGCGCGAAGCGCGGCGAAAAGCGCGTCGAGCTCGGCCTCTGCGTCGTCGATATGTTGCTCACGCTTCGTCATCGTCATACCCCAGTTCGTCACGCCGTCCGGCGAGTTGCTCTGCCAAAGCCCGCTTTCCCCGTGCGGTCAGGCTTTCGACCGCACGCACGTTGATTTCCATGATCCGGGCAATTTCCGGATTCGCCAGCCCCTCGATATGGCGCAGCACGACCGCCTGACGCTGGCGCTCGGGCAATGCGCCGAGCGCCCGTTGCAAAGCGAGATGGCGCGCCTGCTCCTGCATCGCCTCGGCGGGGCCGGGCGCCGGATCCGCGGGCTCGGCGATCTCGTCCAGGCCAACCCCGCGGCGGCGGCGCTTGCGATCGATGCACAGGTTGGCCGTGACCCGATACAGCCAGGTCGACACCTGCGCCTCGCCCTCGCGCCAGTCGGGCGCGATGCGCCAAAGCCTCAGCATCGCCTCCTGCGCCACGTCCTCGGCCTCGGCCCGTTCGCCCAGCAGACGGACCGCATGGGCGAAAACCCGTGGCAGCAGGCGCTCCGTCAGCAGGCGCGCGGACCGATCGCAGCCCCCCGCGTAGAGCGCGAGAAGGGCCTCGTCCGGCAAGCTCTCCCGGTGATCGAGCGGCATTTCCATTCCCTGCATCGTTAGAAGCCCGCGGCGCATGCATCAAGCGCCGCGGGCCGGAGCGTCACGACCTTGCTCAGTCGCCGTGTTCCTCGCCGGTCCGGGGTCCATGCGGGTGGTGGCGTCCGTCGCGCATCTTCTTGCGCACCTCGCGGAATTCCTCGCGCGAGATGGTGCCGTCTCCATTGCTGTCGAAGCGCTCGAAACCGTCATGGTCGTCGGCACGGGCCATCAGCTCCGCCTCGGACAGCTTGCTGTCCTTGTCGGTATCCATGCGGGTGAACATGAACTCGACCATGCCCGCTGCGCGCTGCCTTGCGACCGCGTCGACCTCCTCGCGGCCGAGAAAGCCGTCCCCGTCCGTGTCCGCCTCCTTGAAGCGTTCCTTCGCGCGGGCCTGCATCTCCTCGCGGCTGAGATTGCCATCCTTGTCGGCATCGAGCAGCCTGAACATGCCGGGACCGAAGGGGCCATGGCCCTCGCGGGCCATCGCGGCGGGGGCACCAAGCACCAGGACGGCTGCCAGGCCGGTGACGATTAGCTTTTTCGAAGTCATCTTGTCCTACCTCAATCCTTCAACACACACGTGAAGCGCATGTCCGGCGCCTCACAGTATCTCTAACGCGGCGGCGCGTTCTTTCCGTCGCCGCCCGGCGGAACTTCGCGGCATCGCGCCGCATAATGGCCGCGCGACCTTTTCTTTTTGCAGCCCAGGGCACAAGTTCCGGTGACAAGAGGATTTGCAGATGACCGACATCACATACGACCGGACCGGGACCGGCGCCCCCGCACGCGATACCCGTCAGGCGCTTTTCCGAGGCTGGCGGCGCAAGTGCCCGCACTGCGGGCAGGGACCGCTCATGCGCTCGTATCTGAAAGTGGCGGACCACTGCGCCGTCTGCCGCGAGGAGTTCTTTCATCATCGCGCCGATGACGGGCCTGCCTATCTCGCCATCCTCTTCGTCGGCCATCTGATGGCGCCGCTGTTGCACGTGACCTTCGTGACATGGCGGCCCGAGCCTCTGACGCTCTTCACGATATTCGCGATTGGAACGACCTTGCTGACACTTTACCTTCTGCCAAGACTGAAGGGCGCGATCGTGGGATTCCAGTGGGCGCGCAGGATGGGCGGCTTCGGCAAGGAAGCGTGAGCGCCCGAAACCCTTGGAAGATGCGAGGAGCGCGCCGATGACTGGCCCGATGACTGGCCCTGTGTCGATCGACAAGAGCGCCGTGAGGGACGCCGCAAGCGTCATCGTGCTGCGCGACCGGTCCTGCGATCCGCGCATTCTGATGGGACAGCGCGGGGCCAAGGCGGCCTTCATGCCCAACAAGTTCGTCTTTCCCGGAGGAGCCGTGGATCGGGGGGACCATGCGGTCGCGCTGGCCGGATCGCTGACGCAGCCCTGTGCCGAAAGGCTTGCCGAAGGCGCTGCGCCCGGCCTCGCCCATGCGCTGGCAGTGGCGGCGATCCGCGAGCTCTGGGAAGAGACCGGCCTCGTTCTCGGACGGAGCGGACAATGGGAAGGCGAAGTTCCCGCGGACTGGCAAAGTTTTGCCGCGACCGGCCATCTGCCCGATGCCGGACCGTTGCAGTTCGTTTTCCGCGCCCTCACGCCCCCCGGCCGGCCGCGACGCTTCGATGCGCGTTTCTTTCTGGTGGATGCCGAAGCGCTCAGCGGCAATCCGGACGATTTCGCCGCTGCCTCGGACGAGCTTTCGCATCTGCAATGGGTACGGCTTGCCGACGCGAGGGCCTTCGACATGCCTTTCATCACCGAAGTCGTCCTGGCCGAGATACAGGCCCGGGTCGCGGATCGCGCGCCTCCCGCAAGCGTGCCGTATTTCCGCAACGACGACGAGGAAAGCCTGTTCCTGCGCCTGCGGGGCGGGCAGCTTCCCTAGGGCCGGTCCGGGGCAACGCCCGCTCAGACCACCATGACGATTGCGACGATCGACAGGCATAGAAGTGCCATGCCGGCCAGTTCGCGCCGGCTGACCCTTTCATGGAAGATCAGCACCGAGGCGATCAGGCTGAAGACAAGCTCGACCTGCCCCACCGCCTTCACATAGGCAGCCGTCTGCAGGGCGAAGGCCGTGAACCAGCCGAGCGAACCGGCCATCGACAGAAGACCGATCCAGACCGCCTTTCCCCGCGCCGCCCAGACCCGCGCAACCTGGCCGGGCTCGCGCCGGACCAGCCAGAGGATCATGCCGAGGGTCTGCATCGCGGTGACGGCGGCCAGTGTGGTGCCGGACCGAACCAGCGGGTCGGACGAGGCGATCTCAAGCGTGGCGCCGCGATAGGTCACTGCCGAAATGGCGAAGAGAACGCCGGAGGCAAGTCCCAGAAGCATCGCGCGGTTGGTCATCGCCCGCCAGCTCCAGCCCTCGCCTTCGGCAGGCTCTGACAGCAGCAGCACCCCGCCGACGCCCAGCAAGATCGCCGCAAGGCCGCCGGGGCTGACCGTCTCGCCCAGCAGCAGGACGCCGACGGCCGCGGCGAAGATCGCCTGCGTCTTCATGAGCGTGATGCCGACCGCGAAGTTGCGCGCCTTGAACAGCTTAACCACGCAGATCGTCGCGGCCACCTGCGCAAAGCCGCCGACGGCGCCGAAGATCCAGAAGCGGGCGGACGTCGCCGGCAGATCCTGCCCGGTCGCCCCGAGATAGATCGCCAGCAGAAGGGCCACGAGCGGCGCGGAGTAGAGAAACCGGGCAAGCGTCGCCCCGGCGGCGGTCAGCGTGGCGACCGACAGCTGTTTCTGAAGCACGAAACGGACGTTCTGGAACAGGGCCGCGGCGAAGGTGACGGCGATCCAGGCATGCGGATTGTCAAACATGACGCTCTAGTGGCGCAAATTCAGCGGCCCTGCCAGAGCGGATGCGGCACGTCGTCCTTGCGGCGCAGGAAATAGAGCCGGAATATCTGCGCGTATGACCCGTAGACGTATCCGTGGTTGCGCGCGAGGTAGCGGCTGCGGTTCTCCCGGTAGAGTTCGGGCAACCGATACCACGGCACGCGCGGGTGCATGTGGTGGACCACGTGCAGATTGTTGTTCAGGAAGAGGAAGGCCAGCGGCCCGCGATCCTCGATCACGACGGTACGCCCGCTGGCGCGCTCATGCGCCTGATGCTCGAGAAAGGTACGGATCCGAAGGACCGCCAGGGCCATATAGCAGGCGACAAGATAGGCCCATATGGGCATGGGGGCCTGCCAGACCAGCACCAGCACCAGCGCGGCGCCGGGCAGATGCGCCAGCCAGCCGAGCAGCGCCTGACCGTCACCGGCACAGATCGCCCGACAGTCTGCGCGCAGGAAGGCGGCCTGCCCCACCAGAGGCCCGACGACCAGCCGCCCGAGCAGCGTGTTGTTGAACTTCAGCAGCCCCCGGCGCCATCGGGGGAGCGAACCCCACACCACCGGGTCGAGATAGTTGCTTTCGGGGTCGTCATAGGGGTCCGTCAGGCGCGAATCCTGATGATGCGCCAGATGCAGATCGCGAAAACGGAGGTAGGGAACCATGAGCCCGGGCTGGATGTGCACCAGCGCCTCGCTGGCCCGGCGCGAGGGCAGCGGATGGCCATGCAGCACCTCATGGGTCAGCGATGAATGCAGGACGAGCGCCAACGCGGTGACCCCTACCGCCAGGGGCAGCCAGAGGCCGGACAGGACCGTCACGCCAAGTAAGAGCACAGCGACGGTCGCAACGAAAAGCGCGAGCGTCGGCCATTCGCACGTTCCGGGTCGTGCCGCAGGCAGCCGCGCGGAGGTGAAACGTCCCGGCAGGACCGCCTCTCTACCTCCGGTAGTGTTTTGAATCGTTTGCACTTATCTGCCCGTGTAACGCTTTTGTGATAGGATACTGCAGCGCAGCGGGTCAGCATATTACAATAAGAATTAACAAAACCCCTCACATGGTGATAAAAATCTGCGGATGAGTACAAATCTAACTAAAATGGAGCGTGCCCGGCAGTTCCGGCAGCGCCTCTCCGCGGCCATGGAGGAGGCCGGAACGAACCGCAGCGCGCTTTCCCGTGCGATCGGCGCCGACCGTTCCACCCTCAGCCAGGTTCTCAGCGGCGAGGCAGACCGCCTGCCCGGCGCGCATGTGGTGGGGGCCTGCGCAAGCGCGCTCGGGGTGTCGTCGGACTGGCTTCTGGGGCTTTCGGACCGGCGCGAGAATGCCGCCGCGCTGCTTTCCGCCAGCCTTGCTCTCAGCGAGGCGCCCCGCGCCGAGATCGACCAGCGCATCGTCGAATGGCACCGCGAGGCGGCCGGCTACAAGATCCGCCATGTCCCGGCGAGCCTGCCCGACATGTTGAAGACCCGAGGTGTGCTGGAGTGGGAGTACGGGCCGCATCTGGGCCGGACGGCGACGCAGGCCATCAACGCCTCTCACGACAGGCTGGACTGGATGCGCCAGGCCCAGTCGGACTACGAGATCGCCTTTCCGCTGTTCGAGATCGAAAGCTTCGCCTGCGGCACCGGATATTACGAGGGGCTGCCCGCCCGGGACCGGCTGGAACAGCTCGATCATCTGCTCGCGCTTGCCCGCGACCTCTATCCGCGCCTGCGCATCTACCTCTTCGACGCCCGGCGCCTCTATTCGACGCCGATCACGATTTTCGGCCCGCTGCTTGCCGTGTTCTATACGGGGGGCCATTTCATGGCCTTTCGCGACCGCGAGCGGATCGAGCTTTTCAGCGCCGATTTCGACAAGCTCGTGCGGGAGGCGGCGGTGGGCGCGCGCGACCTGCCCCCGCATCTCGAGGCGCTGCGCCCGAAAATCCGCTGAGTTCGGGAGCGATGCCGCGGTTCTGCCCCAGCCTCCGGCCATTCCAGCAGGGAAAGCACATATTCCGATCGCGCTTCCGTGCCGCCGCTTGCCGCCCGCACACCCCTCGCCTATCAAGGCAGAAAAGGGCGGTACATGCGCATTCTCATCACCAACGACGACGGCATCAACGCGCCGGGGCTGAAAATCCTTGACGCCATCGCCAGGGATCTGGCCGGCGAAAGCGGAGAGGTCTGGACCGTCGCCCCCGCCTTCGAGCAGTCCGGGGTGGGGCATTGCATCAGCTATACGCATCCCATGATGATCGTCGAGATGGGCGAACGCCGCTTCGCGGCCGAGGGCTCGCCGGCGGATTGCGTTCTGGCGGGCCTGCACGAGATCATGGCAGAGGACCCTCCCGATCTGGTCCTCTCGGGCGTCAACCGGGGCAACAACTCTGCCGAGAACGCGCTTTACTCCGGTACGATCGGCGGCGCCATGGAAGCGGCGCTGCAGGGCATTCCGGCGATCGCACTCTCGCAATTCATGGGCCCCGCGACCACGGCGCTCGACAATCCGTTCGAGGCTGCGGCCGTCCACGGCGCCGAGACCGTCCGCAGGATCCTTCGCAGCGATCCGGAAGAGACGGCCGACTACCGGCTTTTCTACAACGTCAACTTTCCCCCCGTCGCCGCCGCCGCGGTCAAGGGCACGCGCCTTGCCGTCCAGGGGTTCCGGCGCGGCAGCCGTTTCTCGACCGAACCGCACCTGTCGCCTTCGGGGCGCCGCTTCCTCTGGATCAAGGGGGGCGACCAGCAGATCGCATCGGCGGCAGGCAGCGACGCTGCGGTCAATCTCGACGGCTACATCTCCGTTACGCCGATGCGCGCGGATCTGACCGCGCACGATGTGATGGAGGAGCTTGCAGGCATCGCGACATGAGCAATGACGCGGAAATGAAGATGCAATTCCTCTACGCGCTGCGCTCGAAGGGCGTGACCGACCGCCGCGTGCTCTCGGCGATGGAGGCGATCGACCGCGGGCCCTTCATCCGCGGCATCTTCTCGGAGCGCGCCTACGAGGACATGCCCCTGCCGATCGCCTGCGGCCAGACCATTTCGCAGCCCTCAGTCGTAGGGCTCATGACGCAGGCGCTTCATGTCAGCCCGCGCGACAAGGTGCTCGAGGTGGGCACAGGGTCGGGATACCAGGCCGCGATCCTCAGCAAGCTCGCCCGCAGGGTCTATACCATCGACCGCCACCGGCGGCTGGTGCGCGAGGCATCGGATATCTTCGATCACCTCGGGCTCGCCAATATCACCGCGATCACCGGCGACGGCAGCTTCGGCCTGCCGGATCAGGCCCCCTTCGACCGCATCCTCGTGACCGCCGCCGCCGAGGATCCGCCCGGACCGCTGATGGAGCAGCTGAAGGTGGGGGGCACCATGGTCCTGCCCGTCGGCCAGTCGGACGCGGTGCAGCACCTGATCGTGGTGCGCAAGCACGAAACCGGCTTCGACTACGAAGAGCTGCGTCCCGTGCGATTCGTTCCATTGCTCGAAGGCTTGGGCAAGGACGGATAAGCTGCTATGGTGCAGAGAATACCAAGCCGCGGACAAACACGCGGACGACAGACGAGGAACAGCAGATGACCGGGTTTTCCCTTCGACCCCGCCGCCTTGCACCCTTCGCAAGCGTTGCGCTGATCGCGCTCGCCGGCTGCAACCAGCCGCTCGACTATGACCTGCGCGGCCTCGGCGGCGGGTTCTCGACCGCCCCCGCGGCGCAGGTCGCCGTAAGCAACAGGCCCGAGCCGGATTCACGGGGCGTGATTTCCTACCCGAACTATCAGGTGGCGGTCGCGAACCAGGGCGATACGGTCGAAACCATCGCCTCGCGCCTGGGCTTGTCGTCCGCTGAACTCGCGCGTTTCAACGGGGTCGCGCCCGATGCCCCCCTGCGCAGGGGCGAGGTCGTGGCGCTGCCCCAGCGCGTGACGCCCGCTGCAACCGGCGCGCCAGCCGGCGGCGTCGATATCGCAAGCGTGGCGGGCAATGCCATAAACCGCGCGCCCGCAACCGCGCCGGGCGTACAGACAGCCGCCCTGCCCGCCGCCGCCCCGGCCGCGTCACCGTCGTCGGAGCCCGCGCAACACCGTGTCGAACGGGGCGAGACCGCCTATTCGATCGCCCGGCTCTACAATGTTCCGGTGAAGTCGCTGGCGGAATGGAACGGGCTGGGTCCCGACCTCTCAGTGCGGGAAGGCCAGTTCCTGATGATCCCGGTCGCCCGCCAGAACCCGCCGGAATCCGCCCGGCAGGTCGCGGTCACGGCTCCCGGGACCGGCTCGCCCACCCCGACGCCGCCCAGTGCGGCCAAGCCGCTGCCCCCGGCCGACGAAGCGCCCGTCAAGACCGCCGAACCGAAGCCCGCGGCACCGGCCAAGCCGGTGGCGGATGTCGGACAGCAGACAGCGAGCAGCAGCGCGCGCATGGCCTTCCCGGTCTCGGGGCAGATCATTCGCGAATATTCCAAGGGCAAGAACGACGGGATCGACATCCGCGGCAATGCGGGAGGGCCGGTCGGTGCCGCCGATGCCGGAACCATCGCCGCGATCACCGAAAGCGCCGACGGCGTCCCGATCATCGTGGTCCGCCACGACGCAAACCTGTGGACCGTCTATGCCAATGTCGACTCCGTTTCGGTAAAGAAGGGCGATACCGTCTCGCGCGGGCAAAGCATGGCCAAGCTGCGCAGCGGCAGCGACTCCTACGTCCATTTCGAGGTGCGCAAGGGTTTTGATTCGGTCGACCCGCTGCCCTATCTGCAATAGGGGCTTGGCGGAGAATCTGGCCTCGACGACTGCGTGGCGCGCAGACCTGCGCCACCCTTTTCGCAACAGTTTGTGCTGAAACCTCCGGATTATGCCCGGCGGCCCAATTCTGGCCGCAATGGCTGCGCAGACAGATACGCGCGCGGAATTTTCCGCGGGCGCATGTCAAGGAGCCACCCGCATGAACCCGACGAGCCGCTTCCTGAAATCGGTCATAGAATCAGCCGAAACGATCAGCTTTCCCCTACCCTGGGCCGGTGCGCGCCAGTCCGAAACCGACGTGCGCACCGAGCGCGCCGAAGCGGTCAGGGACTGACGGACAGCCGCTCTTCCAGTATCTCGAACGGAACGCCCGGTTCGTCCTTGGCCTTCCGGATCACCAAGGAGGTCTTGACGCTGGCGACGTTCGGCGTTGTCAGCAGCTTGCCGGTGAGAAAGCTCTGGAAGCTGGAAAGGTCGGGCGCGACGCATTTCAGGATGAAATCCACCTCGCCGTTGAGCATGTGACACTCGCGTACCAGCGGCCAGGATCTGCAGAGGTTCTCGAAGACGCTGAGGTCCGACTCGGCCTGGCTCGACAATCCGACCATCGCGAAGACCTGCACCTCGAATCCCAGCTCGCGCGTGTCGACCTTGGCGTGGTAGCCCCGGATGTAACCCGCCTCTTCCAGTGCCCGCACCCGGCGCAGACAGGGCGGCGCCGAGATTCCGACCCTTCTGGCGAGCTCGACATTCGTCATGCGCCCGTCAGCCTGCAGTTCCGCCAGAATTTTCCTGTCGATCGGATCGAGCCGCGTCGCGCTCATGTCCAGCCTCTTTGATTTTTCGGTCCTTATAGCACCGACCCGACCGCGCGCAATTATATTTCCCCATCACGCAAGATTCTTTCTGCAACGCCCTTTCGGACTGCACTTCGGCCATGCATGTCGCGCAACAGATCGGGGGTTTAAGAGGCCGCCCCGCGCCTTTATATGCTTGTGCAAACCCAGTTCCGGAAGGATTTCCATGTCCGAGACCCGCCATACCCGCCTGCTGATCATCGGCTCAGGCCCCGCCGGCTATACCGCGGCCGTCTATGCAAGCCGTGCGATGCTGAACCCGATCCTTGTTCAGGGGATCGAACCGGGCGGCCAGTTGACCACCACCACCGAAGTCGAGAACTGGCCCGGCGACACCGAGGTGCAGGGTCCGGATCTGATGGTGCGCATGCAGGATCACGCCAAGGCGATGGGGGCCGAGATCATCGGCGACATCATAAGCGAGCTCGACCTGAAGAAGCGCCCCTTCACCGCGAAGGGCGACAGTGGCACCACCTATGTCGCGGATGCGGTCATCCTGGCCACCGGCGCGCGGGCCAAGTGGCTGGGGCTGCCCTCGGAGGAGAAGTTCAAGGGCTTCGGCGTATCGGCCTGCGCGACCTGCGACGGCTTCTTTTACCGCGGGCAGGAGATCGTCGTCATCGGCGGCGGCAACACGGCCGTGGAAGAGGCGCTTTTCCTGACCAATTTCGCGTCCAAGGTGACTTTGGTGCACCGCCGTGACGAATTGCGCGCGGAGAAAATCCTGATCGACCGGCTGGAGAAGAACGCGAAGATCCAGCCGATGTGGTTCCACGAGCTCGATGAAGTGATCGGCACCGACAACCCTCTGGGTGTCGAGGGCGTGCGGCTGCGCGACGTCCGCACTGGCGCGATCACGGAAATCCCGGCGAAGGGCGTCTTCGTGGCCATCGGACATGCACCGGCCAACGAACTGGTCAAGGACGTGCTCGAAACCCATATGGGCGGTTACGTCGTCACCAGGCCCGGCAGCACTGAAACCTCGATACCGGGGGTATTTGCGGCAGGCGACCTGACCGACCACAAGTACCGGCAGGCCGTCACTTCGGCCGGGATGGGCTGCATGGCCGCGCTCGACGCCGAGCGTTTCCTCGCCGAGCACGGCATCGAGGTCGAGGAACACGGCGAACCGCTGGTGAAAAGCGCCGCGCAATAGCGATGGCGCGCCTGTACCGCCTCCCGCCGGGTGCGGGGGGCCGGATAAAGAGGTGCGTACGCTGCCTTAACCGGGCGCATAATCCCGACATGCTCTAACCGGGGGATCTGCCGGAACGCTGCATCCGGCATTCCACGGAGAGCGCAACGGATGAAAGCTGAACCCGATCTGTCAAGAATCCCCGGCCCCCCGGCCCTGCCTCTGATCGGGCACACGCTCCAGATCATCCGCGATCCCTACGGGACCCAGTTCGAGTTCATCCGCCGCTATGGCGAGGTCTACAAGACCCATATGCTGGGCCGCTGGCGTGTG encodes:
- a CDS encoding fatty acid desaturase is translated as MTVLSGLWLPLAVGVTALALVLHSSLTHEVLHGHPLPSRRASEALVHIQPGLMVPYLRFRDLHLAHHQDSRLTDPYDDPESNYLDPVVWGSLPRWRRGLLKFNNTLLGRLVVGPLVGQAAFLRADCRAICAGDGQALLGWLAHLPGAALVLVLVWQAPMPIWAYLVACYMALAVLRIRTFLEHQAHERASGRTVVIEDRGPLAFLFLNNNLHVVHHMHPRVPWYRLPELYRENRSRYLARNHGYVYGSYAQIFRLYFLRRKDDVPHPLWQGR
- a CDS encoding Lrp/AsnC family transcriptional regulator → MSATRLDPIDRKILAELQADGRMTNVELARRVGISAPPCLRRVRALEEAGYIRGYHAKVDTRELGFEVQVFAMVGLSSQAESDLSVFENLCRSWPLVRECHMLNGEVDFILKCVAPDLSSFQSFLTGKLLTTPNVASVKTSLVIRKAKDEPGVPFEILEERLSVSP
- a CDS encoding LysM peptidoglycan-binding domain-containing protein; translated protein: MTGFSLRPRRLAPFASVALIALAGCNQPLDYDLRGLGGGFSTAPAAQVAVSNRPEPDSRGVISYPNYQVAVANQGDTVETIASRLGLSSAELARFNGVAPDAPLRRGEVVALPQRVTPAATGAPAGGVDIASVAGNAINRAPATAPGVQTAALPAAAPAASPSSEPAQHRVERGETAYSIARLYNVPVKSLAEWNGLGPDLSVREGQFLMIPVARQNPPESARQVAVTAPGTGSPTPTPPSAAKPLPPADEAPVKTAEPKPAAPAKPVADVGQQTASSSARMAFPVSGQIIREYSKGKNDGIDIRGNAGGPVGAADAGTIAAITESADGVPIIVVRHDANLWTVYANVDSVSVKKGDTVSRGQSMAKLRSGSDSYVHFEVRKGFDSVDPLPYLQ
- a CDS encoding NUDIX domain-containing protein — encoded protein: MTGPMTGPVSIDKSAVRDAASVIVLRDRSCDPRILMGQRGAKAAFMPNKFVFPGGAVDRGDHAVALAGSLTQPCAERLAEGAAPGLAHALAVAAIRELWEETGLVLGRSGQWEGEVPADWQSFAATGHLPDAGPLQFVFRALTPPGRPRRFDARFFLVDAEALSGNPDDFAAASDELSHLQWVRLADARAFDMPFITEVVLAEIQARVADRAPPASVPYFRNDDEESLFLRLRGGQLP
- a CDS encoding DUF983 domain-containing protein — its product is MTDITYDRTGTGAPARDTRQALFRGWRRKCPHCGQGPLMRSYLKVADHCAVCREEFFHHRADDGPAYLAILFVGHLMAPLLHVTFVTWRPEPLTLFTIFAIGTTLLTLYLLPRLKGAIVGFQWARRMGGFGKEA
- the surE gene encoding 5'/3'-nucleotidase SurE is translated as MRILITNDDGINAPGLKILDAIARDLAGESGEVWTVAPAFEQSGVGHCISYTHPMMIVEMGERRFAAEGSPADCVLAGLHEIMAEDPPDLVLSGVNRGNNSAENALYSGTIGGAMEAALQGIPAIALSQFMGPATTALDNPFEAAAVHGAETVRRILRSDPEETADYRLFYNVNFPPVAAAAVKGTRLAVQGFRRGSRFSTEPHLSPSGRRFLWIKGGDQQIASAAGSDAAVNLDGYISVTPMRADLTAHDVMEELAGIAT
- a CDS encoding helix-turn-helix domain-containing protein, which gives rise to MSTNLTKMERARQFRQRLSAAMEEAGTNRSALSRAIGADRSTLSQVLSGEADRLPGAHVVGACASALGVSSDWLLGLSDRRENAAALLSASLALSEAPRAEIDQRIVEWHREAAGYKIRHVPASLPDMLKTRGVLEWEYGPHLGRTATQAINASHDRLDWMRQAQSDYEIAFPLFEIESFACGTGYYEGLPARDRLEQLDHLLALARDLYPRLRIYLFDARRLYSTPITIFGPLLAVFYTGGHFMAFRDRERIELFSADFDKLVREAAVGARDLPPHLEALRPKIR
- a CDS encoding EamA family transporter, translating into MFDNPHAWIAVTFAAALFQNVRFVLQKQLSVATLTAAGATLARFLYSAPLVALLLAIYLGATGQDLPATSARFWIFGAVGGFAQVAATICVVKLFKARNFAVGITLMKTQAIFAAAVGVLLLGETVSPGGLAAILLGVGGVLLLSEPAEGEGWSWRAMTNRAMLLGLASGVLFAISAVTYRGATLEIASSDPLVRSGTTLAAVTAMQTLGMILWLVRREPGQVARVWAARGKAVWIGLLSMAGSLGWFTAFALQTAAYVKAVGQVELVFSLIASVLIFHERVSRRELAGMALLCLSIVAIVMVV
- the trxB gene encoding thioredoxin-disulfide reductase, translated to MSETRHTRLLIIGSGPAGYTAAVYASRAMLNPILVQGIEPGGQLTTTTEVENWPGDTEVQGPDLMVRMQDHAKAMGAEIIGDIISELDLKKRPFTAKGDSGTTYVADAVILATGARAKWLGLPSEEKFKGFGVSACATCDGFFYRGQEIVVIGGGNTAVEEALFLTNFASKVTLVHRRDELRAEKILIDRLEKNAKIQPMWFHELDEVIGTDNPLGVEGVRLRDVRTGAITEIPAKGVFVAIGHAPANELVKDVLETHMGGYVVTRPGSTETSIPGVFAAGDLTDHKYRQAVTSAGMGCMAALDAERFLAEHGIEVEEHGEPLVKSAAQ
- a CDS encoding protein-L-isoaspartate(D-aspartate) O-methyltransferase — encoded protein: MSNDAEMKMQFLYALRSKGVTDRRVLSAMEAIDRGPFIRGIFSERAYEDMPLPIACGQTISQPSVVGLMTQALHVSPRDKVLEVGTGSGYQAAILSKLARRVYTIDRHRRLVREASDIFDHLGLANITAITGDGSFGLPDQAPFDRILVTAAAEDPPGPLMEQLKVGGTMVLPVGQSDAVQHLIVVRKHETGFDYEELRPVRFVPLLEGLGKDG
- a CDS encoding periplasmic heavy metal sensor translates to MPDDIEMSPGGRTRERWLKPLLVFSLAVNLLIIGAIAGTAWRHGGPGPGHAHPDEPGGRGFAFVRALPDEERARLRESFRAARDQRDAGREERAAIEREVLDAIRADPIDPERLEALLARQTALGAEVQTMVQDEWLAQVLAMDAPGRAAYADRVSRMLDRDARERRD
- a CDS encoding EF-hand domain-containing protein, whose amino-acid sequence is MTSKKLIVTGLAAVLVLGAPAAMAREGHGPFGPGMFRLLDADKDGNLSREEMQARAKERFKEADTDGDGFLGREEVDAVARQRAAGMVEFMFTRMDTDKDSKLSEAELMARADDHDGFERFDSNGDGTISREEFREVRKKMRDGRHHPHGPRTGEEHGD
- a CDS encoding RNA polymerase sigma factor, with the protein product MEMPLDHRESLPDEALLALYAGGCDRSARLLTERLLPRVFAHAVRLLGERAEAEDVAQEAMLRLWRIAPDWREGEAQVSTWLYRVTANLCIDRKRRRRGVGLDEIAEPADPAPGPAEAMQEQARHLALQRALGALPERQRQAVVLRHIEGLANPEIARIMEINVRAVESLTARGKRALAEQLAGRRDELGYDDDEA